A genome region from Danio aesculapii chromosome 2, fDanAes4.1, whole genome shotgun sequence includes the following:
- the ptgs2a gene encoding prostaglandin G/H synthase 2a, whose translation MNKLVCLVLLSSIWIFPGEGYDPCCAQPCQNQGVCLSKGADAYECDCTRTGYYDENCTTPELLTRIKLALKPRPNVVHHILTHYKSMWDIINSISYLRDAIMRYILLSRSHLVESPPTYNTDYGYKSWEAYSNLSYYTRTLAPLPQNCPTPDLPNAKQVVEKVLLRKQFIPDPQRSSLMFTFFAQHFSHQFFKSDFKKGPAFTKALGHGVDLGHIYGETLEVQHKLRLFKDGKLKYQVVDGEVYPPLVKDVQVEMHYPPHIPEEQKFAVGHEAFGLVPGLMMYATIWLREHNRVCDIMKQEHPDWDDERIFQTTRLILIGETIKIVIEDYVQHLSGYNFKLKFDPELIFSERFQYQNRIAAEFNTLYHWHPLLPDNFQIQDQIYGYHQFVFNNSIVTKHGIRNMVDSFTKQTSGRVSGGRNLPPAVQGVAVKVLEQTREMRYQSFNAYRRRFNMKPYSSFEEMTGDQDLAAQLKELYGHVDEVELYPGLLVEKPRPNSVFGETIVEMGAPYSLKGLMGNAICSPEYWKPSTFGGKVGFDIVNSATLKKLVCLNVSGPCPMVSFQVPDVKFQSSENVNSSSVHSTANNINPTVVLNERSSEL comes from the exons ATGAATAAACTGGTTTGCTTGGTCCTACTTTCAAGCATTTGGATCTTTCCTGGTGAAGGAT acgaCCCTTGCTGTGCACAGCCTTGTCAAAACCAGGGCGTGTGTTTATCCAAGGGAGCTGATGCTTATGAATGTGACTGCACCAGGACAGGATATTATGATGAAAACTGCACTACTC CTGAGCTTCTCACACGTATCAAATTAGCTCTGAAACCAAGGCCAAATGTAGTGCATcatattttaacacattataaatcAATGTGGGATATCATCAACAGCATCTCTTACCTGAGGGATGCTATAATGCGCTATATCCTGTTGT CAAGGTCCCATTTGGTTgaaagtccaccgacgtacaatACTGATTATGGCTACAAAAGCTGGGAAGCGTACTCTAATCTCTCCTATTACACCCGCACTCTTGCCCCGTTACCCCAAAACTGCCCAACGCCTGATCTCCCAAATGCCAAGCAGGTGGTGGAGAAGGTGCTATTGAGGAAGCAGTTCATCCCTGATCCACAGAGGAGCAGTCTCATGTTTACTTTCTTCGCCCAGCATTTCTCTCACCAGTTCTTCAAGTCGGACTTTAAAAAGGGACCAGCCTTCACCAAAGCCCTGGGTCATGGA GTGGATCTGGGGCACATTTATGGAGAGACGCTGGAGGTTCAACACAAACTTCGTCTGTTTAAAGATGGAAAGCTTAAATATCAG GTTGTGGATGGTGAGGTGTACCCTCCGCTTGTGAAGGACGTCCAGGTGGAGATGCACTACCCTCCTCATATCCCGGAAGAGCAGAAATTTGCTGTAGGCCATGAGGCCTTTGGGCTGGTTCCAGGTTTGATGATGTATGCTACCATTTGGCTCCGTGAGCACAACCGTGTCTGTGACATCATGAAGCAAGAACATCCCGACTGGGATGATGAGAGAATCTTCCAAACCACTCGTCTCATCCTGATTG GTGAGACCATCAAAATCGTGATCGAGGACTATGTTCAGCACTTGAGTGGATACAACTTCAAGCTCAAGTTTGACCCAGAGCTCATCTTCAGTGAGCGTTTCCAGTACCAGAACCGCATTGCGGCCGAATTCAATACCCTGTATCACTGGCATCCACTGTTGCCTGACAACTTTCAGATCCAGGATCAAATCTACGGCTATCACCAGTTTGTTTTTAACAACTCTATCGTTACCAAACATGGCATCCGCAACATGGTGGACTCCTTCACCAAACAGACATCTGGACGG gtgTCTGGTGGACGTAACCTGCCGCCTGCAGTTCAAGGGGTCGCTGTTAAAGTTCTGGAGCAAACCAGAGAGATGCGCTACCAGTCTTTCAATGCCTATAGAAGACGCTTCAACATGAAGCCCTACTCATCCTTTGAGGAGATGACAG GAGACCAAGATCTGGCAGCCCAGCTGAAGGAGCTGTACGGTCACGTAGACGAGGTCGAGCTGTATCCTGGCCTTCTTGTGGAGAAACCCAGACCTAACTCTGTGTTTGGGGAGACTATAGTGGAGATGGGAGCGCCCTACTCTCTCAAAGGCCTCATGGGAAATGCTATTTGTTCTCCTGAATACTGGAAGCCCAGCACATTTGGTGGGAAAGTGGGATTTGACATCGTTAACTCGGCTACACTGAAGAAGCTGGTGTGCTTGAATGTCAGTGGGCCCTGTCCGATGGTGTCCTTTCAGGTGCCAGATGTGAAGTTTCAGAGTTCGGAAAACGTGAATTCAAGTTCGGTGCATTCcacagcaaataatataaatccaACAGTTGTATTGAACGAGCGGAGTTCAGAGCTATAA